The sequence GAGAACTCCGTCGAGAGCACGGCCGTGTCGTCGACGTCGACCATCACCTCGGAGATCGGCTGTTCGCCGACTTCGAGCGCGTTCATCACCTCTTCGCGGCGTTCCTCGGAGAGGTCGCCCGCTTCGAGAATCGACGCCATCTGCCGGCGGAGGTCGGCGCGACTCTCGACCGTGTCCTCTTCGGCCTCGGTCCACGAGCGAGTCAGTTCGACGCCGAACAGCCGGAGCGTCCACTTGGCGACGCCGTCGCCCAGTTTGATGATGGGGTAGATGGACATCGCGAAGTAGTACAGCGGCGTCGCGCCGTACTTACAGACCCACTTGCTGCGTTCGACGCCGAGGTACGTCGGCGTCTGCTCGCCGTGGGTGAGGTGGACGAGGTTGATGATGAGGAACGCGAGAATCGCGCCCGCGCTGATCGAGGCGAGGAACGTCCCTTCGATGTACGGCTCGAAGATGGCCGCCAGCGCCGGTTCGGCGACGATACCGACCGCGATGCTCGTCGCGGTGATACCGACCTGACAGCTCGTGAGGTAGATTTCGAGGCGGTCGGTCATGTCCCACGCTCGTTCGAGCGCCTTCGAACCCTGGAACTCGGACTCGGGGAACTGTCGGACTCGCGTGAGCGCGAACTCGATGGCGACGAAGAAACCGTTCGCCAGAATGAGTAAGAGCCCGGCAATCAACCGGAGCGCGATGACGGGAGCTTCCATGTACCCACACTGTTCGCGATGCAGGGACAAAACAAGCGGGGGCGAAACGGCGTTCGGTCCCGATTATTCACCCGCAATCGCCCGTATCGAACCACAACATACGCATAGGTGGGGGCACAAGAGTCGTCAATGAGCGACGAGACCCTCAAAGAGCAAATCGAGAACTGGATGGTCGGCCAGATGCCCATCATCCAGATGCACGGCGGGACGAGCGTCGTGCGCGAAGCGAACCCGGAGACGGGCGAAGTCGTCGTCGAACTCGGCGGGACTTGCTCGGGGTGCGGCATCAGCAACGTCACCGCGACGAACATCAAAGCCGACCTCATCCGCGACTTCGAGGACGTCCGCGACGTGACGGTGAAGGTCCCGAGCACCGGCGACCAGGGCAGTAGCACGGTCGAAGGTGGTCGCGGCGGGGAGCTGCAGTTCTCCAACGAGTCGGCCGAGCACTTCTGAGCCTCGTAAACGCTCTGGTCTCACGACAAGGTCTCCGTTCGCTGCCCCTCGCCTTTTTCAGGGATGACGGCGCCAACTGGCCGCGTGCGCTGACCGCCGCGCGAAGTCGGCCGACGCGGGAGCACGGAGCACCGCTTCGCGTCCGAAGACGGCCATCCGTCGACGCTCCGTCTGTTCGCCAGTTCTCAGAGCGCCCGCTCTAACGACGACGCGACCCGCCGCGTCTTCTCGGCCAACGTCTCCGAGAGATGACCCGCTTCGACGGCCGCGTCGAGTTCGTCGTCGTCGACGCGTTCGACGCTCCCGTCCGGGTGTTTCACCACGTCGACGTGCAGGTCGACGTAGCGAATCTCGCCGGGGAAGCACTCGACGGGGGTGCAGATGTTGACGTACGTTCCCTTCCGCTCGCCGTCGGCGCCGCGGTAGACCGTCGGATACCACCAGCGGCCCTCCCGGAACTTCGTGAGCGCCGTGTCGCCGCGCTCGCGTTTCGTGCCGAGCGCGTCGTACCGGCCGCCGCCGGACATCGT is a genomic window of Haloprofundus halophilus containing:
- a CDS encoding CNNM domain-containing protein, whose product is MEAPVIALRLIAGLLLILANGFFVAIEFALTRVRQFPESEFQGSKALERAWDMTDRLEIYLTSCQVGITATSIAVGIVAEPALAAIFEPYIEGTFLASISAGAILAFLIINLVHLTHGEQTPTYLGVERSKWVCKYGATPLYYFAMSIYPIIKLGDGVAKWTLRLFGVELTRSWTEAEEDTVESRADLRRQMASILEAGDLSEERREEVMNALEVGEQPISEVMVDVDDTAVLSTEFSVEENLAVVEANPHTRFPLTGESLSDFRGIVYAPTVVNAYDDLSSGEMTFEDIAAPPLTLDAGTTVSEAIDRFQEAEQELALVEEDGEVVGLLTATDALEEVMGEMRDPTDRKADADVEASS
- a CDS encoding NifU family protein, coding for MSDETLKEQIENWMVGQMPIIQMHGGTSVVREANPETGEVVVELGGTCSGCGISNVTATNIKADLIRDFEDVRDVTVKVPSTGDQGSSTVEGGRGGELQFSNESAEHF